Proteins from a genomic interval of Candidatus Binatia bacterium:
- the rplV gene encoding 50S ribosomal protein L22, with product MTERNPSAVAHLRFVRTAPRKLRRVADAIRGKSVREALVLLEFADVFAAEPIEKLVRSAVANAGNNHDMNADELYIARITVDGGPGGRFTKRLDPRAQGRAAFKRKRLSHVTVVVSESAPVTKPRKRAGASVQAARATRRAAPSRKRAAAKAGAREAVAEAKEA from the coding sequence GTGACCGAGCGGAACCCCTCGGCGGTCGCTCATCTGCGCTTCGTTCGCACCGCGCCGCGCAAGCTGCGTCGCGTCGCCGACGCAATTCGCGGCAAGAGCGTCCGCGAGGCGCTCGTGCTGTTGGAGTTCGCCGACGTTTTCGCGGCCGAGCCGATCGAGAAGCTCGTGCGCAGCGCCGTCGCGAACGCCGGGAACAACCACGACATGAACGCCGACGAACTCTACATTGCGCGCATCACCGTGGATGGTGGTCCCGGCGGGCGCTTCACGAAACGGCTCGATCCGCGAGCGCAAGGACGAGCGGCCTTCAAACGCAAGCGCCTCTCGCACGTGACGGTCGTCGTGAGCGAGAGCGCTCCCGTAACGAAACCGCGCAAGCGCGCCGGAGCGTCGGTTCAGGCCGCGCGAGCGACTCGTCGCGCCGCTCCCTCTCGCAAGCGCGCGGCGGCCAAAGCCGGTGCGCGCGAAGCAGTCGCGGAAGCCAAGGAAGCATAG
- the rplP gene encoding 50S ribosomal protein L16 produces the protein MLTPKRVKWRKVQRGRMSGAASRGNALTFGDFGLQAMEPCWMSNRQIEAARIAMTRYIKRGGKVWIKVFPDKPVTKKPAEVRMGSGKGNPEFWVAVVRPGRVLFELSGVAPNVAREALRRAAAKLPIGTKIVAREEVA, from the coding sequence ATGCTTACTCCGAAACGAGTGAAATGGCGCAAGGTGCAGCGCGGCCGGATGTCCGGTGCCGCGTCGCGCGGCAACGCGCTGACGTTTGGCGATTTCGGCTTGCAGGCGATGGAGCCGTGCTGGATGTCGAACCGGCAGATCGAGGCCGCGCGCATCGCAATGACGCGCTACATCAAGCGCGGCGGCAAGGTCTGGATCAAGGTATTTCCCGACAAACCGGTCACGAAGAAGCCGGCCGAAGTCCGCATGGGCTCGGGTAAAGGCAACCCGGAGTTCTGGGTTGCGGTCGTGCGGCCGGGCCGCGTGCTCTTCGAGTTGTCGGGCGTCGCGCCCAACGTGGCGCGCGAAGCGCTGCGACGCGCCGCGGCCAAGTTGCCGATCGGCACGAAGATCGTCGCGCGCGAGGAGGTAGCATGA
- the rpsS gene encoding 30S ribosomal protein S19 has product MARSLKKGPYVAEHLVQKIERMNETRERRVIKTWSRASTVLPAMVGHTIGVHNGKAHVPVYITENMVGHKLGEFAPTRHFRGHGGEKATVKT; this is encoded by the coding sequence ATGGCGCGTTCGCTGAAAAAAGGTCCGTACGTCGCCGAGCACCTCGTGCAGAAGATCGAACGTATGAACGAGACGCGCGAACGGCGCGTCATCAAGACGTGGAGCCGCGCCTCGACGGTGCTGCCCGCGATGGTCGGCCACACGATCGGGGTTCACAACGGCAAGGCGCACGTTCCCGTCTACATCACGGAGAACATGGTCGGGCATAAGCTCGGCGAGTTCGCGCCGACCCGCCACTTCCGCGGCCACGGCGGCGAAAAAGCCACGGTGAAGACGTGA
- the rplE gene encoding 50S ribosomal protein L5, translating to MAERLKEMYERQIRPQLQERFGYANPNQIPKLEKVVVNVSVGEALVNPKALDAAVSELAAITGQRPIVTKAKKSIAAFKLRAGVNLGAKVTLRGDRMYVFIDKLFNVVLPRIRDFRGLPAKSFDGRGNYNLGLREQLVFPEINYDKVDKARGMDVTIVTTAKTDEEASEFLVAMGLPLQKGRG from the coding sequence ATGGCCGAACGGTTGAAGGAGATGTACGAACGGCAGATCCGCCCGCAACTGCAGGAGCGGTTCGGCTACGCCAATCCGAACCAGATTCCAAAGCTCGAGAAGGTCGTCGTTAACGTGAGCGTCGGCGAAGCGCTCGTCAACCCGAAGGCGCTCGACGCCGCGGTGAGCGAGCTGGCCGCGATCACGGGCCAGCGCCCGATCGTAACGAAGGCGAAGAAGTCGATCGCGGCGTTCAAACTCCGCGCGGGCGTCAACCTCGGAGCGAAGGTGACGCTGCGCGGCGACCGGATGTACGTCTTCATAGATAAGCTCTTCAACGTCGTGCTGCCCCGCATCCGCGACTTTCGCGGGCTGCCTGCGAAGTCGTTCGACGGACGCGGGAACTACAATCTCGGCCTCCGCGAACAATTGGTCTTCCCGGAGATCAACTACGACAAGGTGGACAAGGCGCGCGGCATGGACGTGACGATCGTTACTACGGCCAAGACCGACGAAGAGGCCTCGGAGTTCCTCGTTGCGATGGGCTTACCGCTGCAGAAAGGCCGCGGCTAG
- the rpmC gene encoding 50S ribosomal protein L29, whose product MKKQDLNGLRELSVKELQQKARDVKSELFNLRFALRTGHLTDFSKIRAMRRSYAQIQTVICEKRLAEGEHGAA is encoded by the coding sequence ATGAAGAAGCAGGACCTCAACGGGTTGCGCGAGCTGAGCGTGAAGGAGCTGCAGCAGAAGGCCCGCGACGTAAAGTCGGAGCTCTTCAATCTCCGCTTTGCGCTGCGCACCGGTCATCTGACCGATTTCAGCAAGATTCGGGCGATGCGGCGCTCGTACGCGCAAATCCAGACCGTCATCTGCGAGAAACGCCTGGCCGAGGGAGAGCATGGAGCAGCGTAA
- the rplX gene encoding 50S ribosomal protein L24 gives MKATILKGDPVMIRRGKERGKRGTVKAVHGAGMATVEGVNVVKRHTKQGSKSGNMGGAVPTGGIIEKEAPLPISALQYVCEKCKQPTRLRRGRTPDGGVHRICARCGEPARDSAKGA, from the coding sequence ATGAAAGCGACGATACTGAAGGGCGATCCGGTGATGATCCGGCGCGGCAAGGAGCGCGGCAAGCGCGGCACGGTCAAGGCCGTGCACGGTGCCGGCATGGCGACCGTCGAGGGCGTCAACGTCGTGAAGCGCCACACGAAGCAGGGTTCGAAGTCCGGCAACATGGGCGGCGCGGTGCCGACCGGCGGCATCATCGAGAAAGAGGCGCCGCTGCCGATCTCGGCGCTGCAATACGTCTGCGAGAAGTGCAAGCAGCCGACGCGCCTGCGCCGAGGGCGCACGCCCGACGGCGGCGTGCACCGGATCTGCGCGCGCTGCGGCGAGCCCGCGCGCGATTCGGCGAAGGGAGCGTAG
- the rplN gene encoding 50S ribosomal protein L14 encodes MIQQETRLKVADNSGARELLVIHITGGGRHVYAHVGDVVVGTVKSAIPGAAVKKGQVVKAVVVRTSAPIRRVDGSVVRCDDNACVIIKGEKDNLDPRGTRVFGPVMRELRERGFLKIASLAPEVL; translated from the coding sequence ATGATTCAGCAAGAGACCCGCCTGAAGGTGGCCGACAACAGCGGCGCTCGCGAGCTGCTCGTGATTCACATCACGGGCGGCGGGCGTCACGTCTACGCGCACGTCGGAGACGTCGTGGTGGGAACCGTCAAGAGCGCGATTCCGGGTGCGGCCGTGAAGAAGGGCCAGGTCGTAAAGGCGGTGGTCGTGCGTACGAGCGCCCCGATCCGGCGGGTGGACGGCTCCGTGGTCCGCTGCGACGACAACGCGTGCGTGATCATCAAGGGCGAGAAGGATAACCTCGATCCGCGCGGGACGCGCGTCTTCGGGCCGGTGATGCGCGAGCTGCGCGAGCGCGGGTTCCTGAAGATCGCATCGCTCGCTCCCGAGGTGCTGTAA
- the rpsQ gene encoding 30S ribosomal protein S17 has protein sequence MEQRNKRRVKQGRVASNKMNKTIVVVSETRVPHPAYGKIVRKSARFKAHDEANEANVGDVVRIMECRPISREKRWRLVEIVERAR, from the coding sequence ATGGAGCAGCGTAATAAGCGCCGGGTGAAGCAAGGGCGCGTCGCTTCGAACAAGATGAACAAGACGATCGTCGTCGTCTCGGAGACGCGCGTGCCGCATCCCGCCTATGGGAAGATCGTGCGCAAGTCGGCGCGCTTCAAGGCGCACGACGAGGCCAACGAGGCGAACGTCGGCGACGTCGTTCGGATCATGGAGTGCCGGCCGATCTCTCGCGAGAAGCGGTGGCGGCTCGTCGAGATCGTGGAACGGGCGAGATGA